A portion of the Sulfurospirillum diekertiae genome contains these proteins:
- a CDS encoding AraC family transcriptional regulator, translating to MDTSPQRYKEELIQIILAKCAEEGAMKTAIPSLSFYTTTTNTECIPAIYEPSLCLVLQGAKILLLGGTYYRYDALGYVLASTHMPTRVRITEASTEHPFISLKLTFTMEDIFEVMKETEPKAMCVAMRTPERGLCFGESNTPLLDPLMRLVRLLDTPQNIKFMAPLIMKELLYIVMSDKGGEFLRKYLMDGSSTQQVVKVISKIKNDFAENINIKELARTFAMSESSLYHNFKKVTLMSPLQFQKTLRLEEARRMLLTQGLDASEVAFAVGYESPSQFSREYVRMFGLPPKTYAKTIHHDAENIA from the coding sequence ATGGACACATCCCCTCAACGCTACAAAGAAGAACTCATTCAAATTATTTTGGCAAAATGTGCTGAAGAAGGCGCGATGAAAACGGCTATTCCCTCATTAAGTTTTTACACCACAACGACAAATACCGAGTGCATCCCTGCCATTTATGAACCTTCGTTGTGTCTTGTGTTGCAAGGAGCTAAAATCTTACTCTTGGGAGGAACGTACTACCGGTATGATGCTTTAGGTTACGTACTTGCCTCCACGCATATGCCCACACGTGTCCGCATTACAGAAGCTTCAACAGAGCATCCTTTTATCTCATTGAAACTTACCTTTACGATGGAAGATATTTTTGAAGTGATGAAAGAGACGGAACCTAAAGCGATGTGTGTGGCTATGCGAACACCCGAACGTGGGCTCTGTTTTGGAGAAAGCAACACACCGCTACTGGATCCACTCATGCGCTTAGTGCGTCTGCTGGATACGCCTCAAAACATCAAATTTATGGCTCCTCTGATTATGAAAGAGCTTTTGTACATCGTGATGAGCGATAAAGGTGGTGAATTCTTGCGAAAATATTTGATGGATGGCAGTAGTACCCAACAAGTTGTGAAAGTTATTTCAAAAATTAAAAATGATTTTGCCGAAAACATCAATATAAAAGAGCTTGCCAGAACGTTTGCAATGAGCGAATCTTCGCTTTACCATAACTTCAAAAAAGTCACGCTTATGAGTCCGTTGCAGTTTCAAAAAACACTGAGACTTGAAGAAGCCAGACGCATGCTTTTAACGCAAGGTCTTGACGCAAGCGAAGTTGCTTTTGCTGTCGGATATGAAAGTCCATCACAATTTAGCAGAGAATACGTGCGCATGTTTGGACTTCCACCTAAAACGTATGCAAAAACGATTCATCACGATGCGGAAAATATTGCCTAA
- a CDS encoding MBL fold metallo-hydrolase, giving the protein MNTLNFDPKTQRFQNLYPIKTPKMTLKQSLRAAQEILYKSAQKIPTSKIPQIKPNLEAFEKASDRLKFIWFGHSTVLLNIDGIKVLLDPMFSLYASPIKGIIKRFQPPVLMLKELPYIDVIVISHDHYDHLDKKSIQFFKDKETRFVVPLGIKRYMMKWGILEQKIVELDWHESYQMDSIHFTATPAHHFSGRNLLGHNKTLWASWVIKGKNANVFFSGDSAYSPHFKEIGERYGAFDVAFMENGQYDKRWINAHMMPEQTVQAIKDIQAKFFVPIHWSMFRLSPHHWLDPIIQSLKITKEQNVLILNPFLGEIMSIPLH; this is encoded by the coding sequence ATGAACACATTAAATTTTGATCCTAAAACACAGCGCTTTCAGAATCTCTATCCTATTAAAACACCCAAAATGACCTTAAAGCAAAGCCTTCGCGCCGCACAAGAAATTCTTTACAAATCGGCTCAGAAAATCCCTACGAGCAAGATACCACAAATCAAACCCAATCTTGAAGCATTTGAAAAAGCCAGCGATAGGCTCAAATTCATCTGGTTTGGACACTCTACGGTTCTGCTCAACATCGATGGTATTAAGGTGCTCCTTGATCCTATGTTTTCACTCTATGCCTCGCCTATCAAAGGAATCATTAAACGCTTTCAACCACCCGTATTGATGCTCAAAGAGTTGCCTTATATCGATGTTATCGTGATTTCACATGATCATTATGACCATTTAGATAAAAAGAGTATCCAATTTTTCAAAGACAAAGAGACACGCTTTGTGGTACCTCTTGGCATTAAACGCTATATGATGAAATGGGGAATATTGGAGCAAAAAATCGTAGAGCTTGATTGGCATGAATCCTATCAAATGGACTCCATACACTTTACCGCCACCCCAGCCCACCATTTTTCAGGCAGAAACCTTTTGGGGCACAATAAAACACTGTGGGCTTCATGGGTTATCAAAGGGAAAAATGCAAACGTATTTTTCAGTGGAGACTCAGCGTACAGTCCCCATTTTAAAGAGATTGGTGAGCGCTATGGAGCATTTGATGTGGCTTTTATGGAAAATGGTCAGTATGATAAACGCTGGATTAATGCCCACATGATGCCAGAGCAGACCGTTCAAGCGATCAAAGATATTCAAGCAAAGTTTTTTGTTCCCATTCACTGGAGTATGTTTAGGCTTTCACCTCATCACTGGTTAGATCCGATCATCCAATCGCTGAAAATTACAAAAGAGCAGAACGTCCTTATACTCAACCCTTTTCTGGGTGAAATCATGAGCATTCCTTTACACTAG
- a CDS encoding YkgJ family cysteine cluster protein → MESIGSFVNIKSHDFHFHGCSTCEGHCCNGAKGFAASPLILEDFEEVYKNFPILFSVKEQKLVAYVLLNDGKNYCKYYVNQQCSIYLQRPPACKLYPVSPYFEHIFIDTACPSVNQDSGYSLCYDGQLNNAFATHRLENFVEKLEATHAFLESIQNLDHFEYVGDLLGISLLKYTQPSDNQYIKMHLESLKHFWLYTQTKDQELEVS, encoded by the coding sequence ATGGAAAGTATAGGAAGTTTTGTCAATATCAAAAGTCACGATTTTCATTTTCACGGTTGTTCAACCTGTGAAGGTCACTGTTGCAATGGGGCTAAGGGTTTTGCCGCGTCTCCTCTTATCTTAGAGGATTTCGAAGAGGTTTATAAAAATTTTCCGATTCTTTTTAGTGTCAAAGAGCAAAAACTAGTAGCGTATGTCCTCTTAAATGATGGGAAGAATTATTGTAAATATTATGTCAATCAACAATGTAGCATCTACTTGCAAAGACCACCTGCGTGTAAGCTTTATCCCGTAAGTCCTTATTTTGAGCACATATTTATCGACACTGCTTGTCCTTCTGTCAATCAGGACTCTGGATACTCTTTATGCTATGATGGGCAATTAAACAATGCCTTTGCTACCCACAGATTGGAAAATTTCGTTGAAAAACTTGAAGCAACCCATGCTTTTCTTGAAAGTATTCAAAATTTGGATCATTTTGAGTATGTGGGTGATTTATTGGGAATATCGCTTCTCAAATACACCCAACCCAGTGATAATCAATACATCAAAATGCACTTAGAGTCTTTAAAACATTTCTGGCTTTATACGCAAACGAAAGATCAAGAATTAGAGGTTTCCTAG
- the pstS gene encoding phosphate ABC transporter substrate-binding protein PstS: MKKMLLLSALAAVSLIAADKISGAGASFPAPIYYQWAHTYEAATGIQVNYQSIGSGGGIKQIQARTVDFGASDEPLEPAKLAADKLLQFPAVVGAIGLAYNIPTLDGKEVKLSNAVVEGIFMGTITKWNDPKIAADNAGVTLPDLAVTIAHRSDGSGTTWNFTYWLDKISPAWHEKVGLGKTVQWPIGIGGKGNEGVTNMIKQTPGSIGYVETSYAEKNNLPMATIQSAEKTWVKPTTATIKAAAANAKWKAEEGFYQILANQPGKETYPIVAATFILLPTEKVAENKKVATFFDYSFEKGAEEAQKLGYIPLPKETITAIVAYWKANGAK; this comes from the coding sequence ATGAAAAAAATGCTTCTTCTCTCTGCATTAGCAGCGGTTAGCCTTATTGCAGCAGATAAAATTAGTGGTGCAGGTGCTAGTTTCCCAGCTCCTATTTATTACCAATGGGCTCACACCTATGAGGCAGCGACAGGTATTCAAGTCAATTATCAATCCATCGGTAGTGGCGGTGGAATCAAACAAATCCAAGCGCGTACCGTAGACTTTGGTGCATCTGATGAGCCATTGGAACCTGCAAAATTGGCTGCAGATAAACTTTTACAATTTCCAGCCGTTGTCGGTGCAATCGGTTTAGCGTACAATATTCCAACACTTGACGGCAAAGAAGTTAAACTATCTAACGCGGTTGTCGAGGGAATTTTCATGGGTACGATTACCAAATGGAATGATCCAAAAATCGCAGCAGACAATGCTGGCGTTACACTCCCTGATTTAGCAGTAACGATTGCTCACCGTTCAGATGGTAGTGGTACAACATGGAACTTTACTTACTGGTTAGACAAAATCAGTCCAGCATGGCATGAGAAAGTAGGTTTGGGTAAAACCGTTCAATGGCCAATTGGTATCGGTGGAAAAGGTAACGAGGGTGTTACAAATATGATCAAACAAACTCCAGGTTCAATCGGTTATGTTGAGACTTCTTATGCTGAAAAAAACAACCTTCCAATGGCAACCATTCAAAGTGCTGAAAAAACTTGGGTAAAACCAACCACTGCAACGATTAAAGCAGCAGCAGCCAATGCTAAATGGAAAGCAGAAGAAGGATTTTATCAAATCCTAGCCAACCAACCAGGTAAAGAGACCTATCCAATCGTAGCGGCAACCTTTATCTTATTGCCAACTGAAAAAGTAGCAGAAAACAAAAAAGTAGCAACATTCTTTGACTACTCATTTGAAAAAGGTGCGGAAGAAGCACAAAAATTGGGTTATATTCCCCTTCCAAAAGAAACAATTACCGCTATTGTTGCTTATTGGAAAGCAAACGGCGCTAAATAA
- the pstC gene encoding phosphate ABC transporter permease subunit PstC codes for MKNFNVGDFIFENLSRVMSLSVLLILVSIFYVLYDHAKLAIDVLGLKFIFDTDWAPNLEKFGAFPAIYGTLSSTTIAMVLATPIALGIAIFLSEIARGRFKALIGTMIELLAAIPSIVYGMWGLFFFVPIIQKLTHSSGIGTLTASVILAIMIIPFTAAVSRDAMDTTPDILKESAYALGATKWDVIKDVIIPFAKVGVIGSIILSLGRALGETMAVTFVMGNSTNMPSSILQPATSIPVILANEFSEADGDLYYSSLFYLALILFVVSFSVIAVAKFAFLRKVRKNG; via the coding sequence ATGAAAAACTTTAATGTTGGCGATTTTATATTTGAAAATCTCTCACGAGTGATGTCACTCTCTGTACTTTTAATTCTTGTGAGTATTTTTTATGTCTTGTATGACCACGCTAAACTTGCCATTGATGTCCTTGGACTCAAATTTATTTTTGACACCGATTGGGCGCCTAACCTTGAAAAATTTGGAGCATTTCCAGCCATTTATGGAACACTCTCCAGTACAACCATTGCGATGGTTTTAGCAACACCCATTGCCCTTGGTATTGCTATTTTTCTCTCTGAAATTGCAAGAGGACGTTTCAAAGCATTGATTGGAACTATGATAGAACTTCTTGCTGCAATTCCATCCATTGTTTATGGTATGTGGGGTCTCTTTTTCTTTGTACCTATCATTCAAAAATTGACGCATAGTTCAGGTATCGGCACATTGACTGCGAGTGTTATCTTAGCTATTATGATTATTCCTTTTACCGCCGCTGTTTCGCGTGATGCTATGGATACAACACCAGACATTTTGAAAGAATCAGCCTATGCCCTAGGCGCTACCAAATGGGACGTCATCAAAGATGTCATCATCCCCTTTGCTAAAGTCGGTGTTATCGGTTCGATCATCCTCTCTTTGGGGCGCGCTCTTGGAGAGACGATGGCAGTTACCTTTGTCATGGGAAATAGCACCAACATGCCTTCCTCCATCCTCCAGCCAGCTACCAGCATTCCTGTGATCTTGGCCAATGAATTTAGTGAAGCTGATGGCGATTTATACTACTCCAGCCTCTTCTATTTGGCACTAATTTTGTTTGTGGTTAGTTTTTCTGTCATCGCCGTTGCTAAATTTGCCTTTTTACGAAAAGTGAGAAAAAATGGTTAA
- the pstA gene encoding phosphate ABC transporter permease PstA, translating to MVNTSYKKRKITNIIALSLAFFATAIGIFFLFWILGVLLVNGLSHISLDLFMKDGAPPGIAPSGLRHALVGHLMLTLSSTIIGVPMGLLAGTYLSEYGRNSRFANFTRDISDIMMSAPSIIVGVFVYGILVMPIGHFSGWAGSVALAIIMIPVIIRTTDDMLALVPIELREAAYALGAPKWKVIIQVVYKGAITGITTGILLGVARVAGETAPLLFTAFNNNFFSLDMSESMASLTVTMFNYTMSPYEDWQAIGWASAAILAFAILAINIGGRLLIKKRNK from the coding sequence ATGGTTAATACTTCTTATAAAAAACGAAAAATCACCAATATCATTGCTCTGTCTCTTGCCTTCTTCGCAACTGCGATTGGTATCTTTTTTCTCTTTTGGATTTTAGGGGTACTTTTGGTGAATGGACTTTCACATATATCTCTTGATCTTTTTATGAAAGATGGTGCACCTCCAGGTATTGCACCTAGCGGTCTTCGTCATGCTTTAGTGGGACATTTAATGCTTACTCTCTCATCTACCATTATTGGCGTACCGATGGGACTTTTAGCAGGAACCTACCTCAGTGAATACGGTAGAAATTCACGTTTTGCTAACTTTACACGTGATATTTCAGACATTATGATGTCCGCTCCTTCGATCATTGTGGGTGTCTTTGTGTATGGTATCTTGGTCATGCCGATTGGGCACTTTTCAGGATGGGCAGGTAGTGTAGCACTAGCGATTATTATGATTCCTGTCATTATTCGCACCACCGATGATATGCTCGCTCTCGTTCCTATTGAACTAAGAGAAGCTGCTTACGCACTAGGTGCGCCTAAATGGAAAGTCATCATTCAAGTGGTGTATAAAGGGGCGATTACAGGCATTACCACTGGTATTCTTTTAGGAGTTGCTAGGGTTGCGGGAGAGACAGCTCCACTGCTCTTTACCGCCTTTAATAACAACTTTTTTTCACTCGACATGTCCGAATCCATGGCATCGCTCACCGTAACGATGTTCAACTATACCATGAGCCCTTATGAAGATTGGCAAGCAATAGGGTGGGCCAGTGCGGCGATCTTAGCGTTTGCCATTCTTGCCATCAACATTGGTGGTCGCCTTCTCATTAAGAAAAGAAATAAATAA
- the pstB gene encoding phosphate ABC transporter ATP-binding protein PstB produces MSTIITMNDPLELEVKNFNFFYAGKNEPNLKSVDMPIAKKKVTALIGPSGCGKTTLLRSFNRMHDLYPGNRYEGEIRFHNDNQNLLDKEIDLIALRMKIGMIFQKPTPFPMSIFDNVAYGLRLQGLKDKKILAEKVEKALRGAALWDEVKDRLKDGASALSGGQQQRLCIARAVAVEPDVLLFDEPTSALDPISTLAIEQLIIELKEQLTVIIVTHNLQQAARLSDYTAFMYLGELIELGATKDMFVNPQERLTEEYITGRFG; encoded by the coding sequence ATGTCTACGATTATTACCATGAACGATCCTCTTGAGCTTGAAGTTAAAAATTTTAATTTCTTTTATGCAGGAAAAAATGAGCCCAATCTCAAGTCCGTCGATATGCCTATTGCAAAGAAAAAGGTTACGGCGCTTATTGGACCGAGTGGTTGCGGCAAAACAACACTGCTTCGATCGTTCAACCGTATGCATGACCTCTACCCAGGAAATCGCTACGAAGGAGAAATTCGCTTTCACAATGACAACCAAAACCTCTTAGATAAAGAGATTGATTTGATTGCACTTCGCATGAAGATAGGAATGATTTTTCAAAAACCAACCCCCTTTCCAATGAGCATTTTTGACAATGTAGCGTATGGCTTGCGACTTCAAGGGCTAAAAGATAAAAAAATACTGGCAGAAAAAGTGGAAAAAGCGCTTCGTGGTGCGGCATTGTGGGATGAAGTGAAGGACCGCTTAAAAGATGGTGCTTCTGCCCTTTCAGGGGGACAACAACAACGCCTTTGTATCGCACGTGCTGTTGCGGTTGAACCGGATGTTTTGTTGTTTGATGAGCCTACCAGTGCACTTGATCCTATCTCAACCTTAGCCATTGAGCAGTTGATCATCGAGCTTAAAGAGCAATTAACCGTTATCATTGTCACACACAACCTGCAACAAGCCGCACGTCTTTCAGACTATACCGCCTTTATGTATTTAGGCGAGCTTATTGAACTAGGAGCCACCAAAGATATGTTTGTTAATCCACAAGAACGCCTCACAGAAGAGTACATCACAGGAAGATTTGGATGA
- a CDS encoding methyl-accepting chemotaxis protein, with the protein MLTTIRAKLFFLLFVVLLGTVSLSYLLISNTNGAEKASSQIQTTGEISKYTAQLLMYARGYQLFFDQESLDSYNLSYKNLSENLDTLQKRLQFKENLDRLSQIQADLHKHYATNAARIEIMKKYTTQITSPEFLASADGKKFTQLTAQLHTENISLEEQVTKFSNAIMAYEDAQLEKFRIIGIMMALVISGLVSFLFWFIASQIKRSIRKSSDECNYIGQNKDLSHTIQTLGNDEISQMMTTVDTLLSQLSTAIDGAKRTALENAAVAEELSSTSLEIGKRTEDAAKEVDETVIATQAVASILKTSEESSTHSGDMIASVADELGDASKEVLAVSSDLQTIVVSQTDLSSRLEHLDQEVSQVRQVLSVISDIAEQTNLLALNAAIEAARAGEHGRGFAVVADEVRKLAERTQKSLVESNATVAVIVQSVNTSTEMMKKSAEEIQALGLRAETTQSLMLKTVDNMNEAKALALGTAKDAKAGSSKANEVLVRINNIHQLSTTNARSVEEIASAAEHLSKLSNDLSHALSVFKTA; encoded by the coding sequence ATGTTAACCACTATTCGAGCTAAACTCTTCTTCTTACTTTTTGTTGTTCTTTTGGGCACTGTGAGTCTTAGCTATTTACTCATTTCTAACACAAATGGTGCAGAGAAGGCATCAAGCCAAATTCAAACAACGGGGGAAATTTCAAAATATACGGCGCAACTTTTGATGTATGCACGAGGCTATCAACTCTTTTTTGATCAAGAATCATTAGACTCCTATAACCTCTCTTATAAAAATCTATCTGAAAATCTTGATACATTGCAAAAAAGACTTCAGTTTAAAGAGAACCTTGATCGTTTAAGTCAAATTCAAGCAGATCTTCACAAACATTATGCCACCAATGCAGCACGTATCGAAATTATGAAAAAATACACCACACAGATCACTTCACCTGAATTTCTTGCATCGGCTGATGGTAAAAAATTTACGCAATTAACAGCACAACTTCATACTGAAAATATTTCTCTTGAAGAGCAAGTGACAAAATTTTCGAATGCCATTATGGCTTATGAAGATGCACAACTTGAAAAATTTAGAATCATTGGCATTATGATGGCACTTGTTATTTCAGGTTTGGTCTCTTTTCTCTTCTGGTTTATTGCAAGTCAAATTAAACGCTCCATCCGAAAATCTTCCGATGAGTGTAATTATATTGGTCAAAACAAAGACCTAAGTCATACGATTCAAACCCTTGGAAACGATGAAATCTCCCAAATGATGACAACCGTCGATACTCTCCTTTCTCAACTAAGTACAGCGATTGATGGTGCTAAGCGTACGGCTTTAGAAAATGCTGCCGTTGCTGAAGAGCTCTCTTCGACCTCATTGGAGATCGGCAAACGTACGGAAGATGCGGCTAAAGAGGTTGATGAAACCGTCATAGCCACACAAGCAGTCGCTTCTATCTTAAAAACCAGTGAAGAGAGTTCTACGCATTCAGGTGATATGATTGCCAGTGTTGCCGATGAGTTAGGCGATGCCTCAAAAGAGGTTTTAGCTGTCTCTTCCGATCTTCAAACCATTGTGGTCAGTCAAACCGATCTTTCCAGTAGACTCGAACATCTGGATCAAGAGGTTTCACAAGTCAGACAAGTGCTCTCTGTTATCTCCGATATTGCCGAACAGACCAATCTTTTGGCTCTTAATGCCGCCATTGAAGCAGCGCGCGCAGGGGAACATGGACGTGGTTTTGCCGTCGTTGCCGATGAAGTGCGCAAACTTGCTGAACGCACTCAAAAAAGCCTTGTGGAGAGTAATGCAACCGTTGCCGTCATCGTTCAATCTGTGAACACCTCAACCGAAATGATGAAAAAAAGTGCAGAAGAAATTCAAGCGCTTGGGCTTCGCGCTGAAACAACACAATCCTTAATGCTCAAAACCGTGGACAATATGAATGAAGCAAAAGCACTTGCCCTAGGAACGGCTAAAGATGCGAAAGCGGGAAGCTCAAAAGCGAATGAAGTATTAGTTCGTATTAACAATATTCACCAACTCTCTACCACCAATGCTCGTAGTGTTGAAGAAATTGCCAGTGCCGCTGAGCACCTCTCTAAACTCTCCAACGACTTAAGTCATGCACTTTCAGTGTTTAAAACTGCCTAA
- a CDS encoding dioxygenase family protein has translation MSEIMPSLFLGHGSPMNLILENSFTEALEALSKELPAPKAILVISAHWYTTQTAVSISSGIAYETLYDFYGFPPSLYELSYPSPTNNTLSKRIADLLDVPLVERGLDHGAWMPLHFLFPKANIPIIQLSLNKNLPLALHVKMGEQLKVLREEGIMIIGSGNITHNLGLVDFYNINAPAVEWAKNVDTFVDKAFTCNDTDALIRIESLCPDFKTAHPAIDHYLPLLYIAGTRKEEDEINVITPFFQNASLSMRGFMLH, from the coding sequence ATGTCAGAAATTATGCCTAGCCTCTTTTTGGGACATGGATCACCCATGAATTTGATTTTGGAAAATAGCTTCACAGAAGCCTTAGAAGCCCTTTCCAAAGAGCTTCCTGCACCCAAAGCCATTCTGGTTATCTCCGCGCACTGGTACACCACACAAACGGCAGTGAGCATCAGTTCAGGTATTGCGTATGAGACGTTGTACGATTTTTACGGCTTCCCTCCTTCTCTTTATGAGCTGAGTTATCCATCACCCACAAATAATACCCTCTCCAAACGCATCGCTGATCTTTTGGATGTGCCTTTAGTAGAGCGAGGATTAGATCATGGCGCATGGATGCCCTTGCACTTTCTCTTCCCCAAAGCCAACATTCCGATCATACAACTCAGCCTCAATAAAAACCTTCCACTCGCTTTACATGTAAAGATGGGAGAGCAACTTAAAGTGCTCCGTGAAGAGGGCATTATGATCATTGGCAGTGGGAACATCACGCACAATTTAGGGCTGGTTGATTTTTACAATATCAATGCTCCCGCCGTAGAATGGGCCAAAAATGTTGATACTTTTGTCGACAAAGCATTTACATGTAACGATACGGATGCACTGATCAGAATTGAGTCGTTGTGCCCTGATTTTAAAACGGCACACCCAGCCATCGATCACTATTTACCACTGCTTTACATCGCAGGGACACGCAAAGAAGAAGATGAAATCAACGTCATTACACCCTTTTTCCAAAACGCTAGCCTCTCCATGCGAGGTTTCATGCTCCATTAA
- a CDS encoding methyl-accepting chemotaxis protein, which yields MFQTVQAKLLFLLAIILIGTLGLSYLLMSNGNHAQTAVAKVQTIGKLPRYTAELLMYSRGYQISYNQKFMDDSYQAQTNLIQAIDDLRPLLTSAKEIELLDVIHKGVEEFKASSTPRFEMLKKYKETTNSPEFLATAEGKKFTELTNIGRTAFISISKNSDELSKLIERDAGTTLNKAQHMGIVMALLILGFTTFLFRYIALKIKKSLTKAAQECEYIGRTKDLSHSIEIMGNDEIADIMRTINALFDHLRMAIDDAKRTAMENAAVAEELSSTSLQIGKRTEETDQEVDHAVNTTKKVASILHTSEENAQHAGVVMQNVAHELNNASEEVLAVSNDLQTVVVNQTDLSARLEQLDQEVSQVQQVLLVISDIAEQTNLLALNAAIEAARAGEQGRGFAVVADEVRKLAERTQKSLVESNSTVAVITQSVNTTSDLMKKNAKEIQSLGHRAENTQQLMLKTVSSMNATASIAEGSAHEAKQGSSEAAVMLERVATIHKLTSTNARSVEEIASAAEHLAKLSTNLSHALSAFKTA from the coding sequence ATGTTTCAGACCGTCCAAGCAAAACTGCTTTTTTTACTGGCGATTATTCTCATAGGTACTTTAGGGCTTAGTTATTTGCTGATGTCCAATGGAAATCATGCGCAAACAGCTGTGGCAAAAGTGCAGACCATCGGTAAACTTCCACGCTATACAGCAGAGCTTTTGATGTACTCTAGAGGCTATCAAATTTCATACAATCAAAAATTTATGGACGATTCCTATCAAGCCCAAACTAACCTCATTCAAGCCATTGATGACCTCAGACCTTTGCTCACCTCAGCCAAAGAAATTGAACTTTTGGATGTCATTCATAAAGGCGTCGAGGAGTTTAAAGCCTCTAGCACACCGCGCTTTGAAATGCTAAAAAAATACAAAGAGACAACAAACTCGCCTGAATTTCTGGCTACTGCAGAGGGCAAAAAATTTACAGAGCTGACCAACATCGGCAGAACTGCTTTCATTTCGATCTCAAAAAATTCCGATGAACTCTCTAAACTCATCGAACGCGATGCAGGCACCACGCTCAACAAGGCACAACATATGGGAATTGTCATGGCACTTCTCATTTTAGGGTTCACTACATTTCTGTTCAGATACATCGCCCTTAAAATTAAAAAATCCCTCACCAAAGCAGCGCAGGAGTGTGAGTACATTGGGCGTACGAAAGATTTGAGCCATTCGATTGAGATTATGGGAAATGATGAAATTGCTGACATTATGCGCACAATCAATGCTCTTTTTGATCACTTACGCATGGCGATTGATGATGCTAAACGCACCGCGATGGAAAATGCCGCTGTGGCAGAAGAGCTCTCTTCCACCTCCCTTCAAATCGGAAAACGTACCGAAGAGACAGACCAAGAAGTCGATCATGCGGTCAATACCACCAAGAAAGTTGCAAGTATTTTACATACCAGCGAAGAAAATGCTCAACATGCGGGCGTAGTGATGCAAAATGTTGCCCATGAACTCAATAATGCTTCAGAAGAAGTCCTTGCTGTCTCAAATGACCTTCAAACCGTTGTTGTCAATCAAACCGATCTATCCGCACGTTTAGAACAACTTGATCAAGAGGTTTCCCAAGTCCAACAAGTCCTTTTGGTGATCTCCGATATTGCAGAGCAAACCAATCTTTTGGCACTCAATGCCGCCATTGAAGCAGCACGTGCAGGGGAACAAGGGCGTGGATTTGCCGTTGTCGCTGACGAAGTGCGAAAACTCGCTGAACGTACTCAAAAAAGCCTTGTAGAGAGTAACTCTACCGTTGCAGTTATTACCCAATCCGTCAATACAACATCCGATCTTATGAAAAAGAATGCGAAAGAGATTCAGTCTCTTGGACACCGAGCAGAAAACACCCAACAATTGATGCTTAAAACCGTCAGTAGCATGAATGCAACCGCAAGCATTGCAGAAGGTTCTGCACACGAAGCCAAACAGGGAAGCAGTGAAGCTGCTGTTATGTTAGAGCGTGTTGCAACCATTCATAAACTCACCTCTACCAATGCCAGAAGCGTCGAAGAGATCGCAAGTGCAGCAGAACACCTCGCCAAACTTTCCACCAATCTCAGCCACGCACTCTCCGCCTTTAAAACAGCCTAA